The region GCCGAGGAAACGGAAGGTCAGAGGGGCCTCAAGCCGTCTTGGTGCCAGGGTCCACCTCCTTGTGGGCCCAGAGCTCCTTGTGCTGCTTGCGGCCGAACCCTTCATCGTAGTTGCCTTTGCTCTTAAACAGCTGCTGAAAGTGGGGTTTGCAATAAAACTCTCCGTGCAGCGCCGCGTAGCTGCCCAGGCTGCAGAAGCAGAACACCCTGTCAGGACCGCGGGGCTGGCgggcaggggcagggccaggTGGGGTAGGGGCGCACCTGAGCTTGGTGTGACAGTGCTTGCAGCAGAAGCAGGTGTTGTGGAAGATGAGTTTGTCTGCCACAAGCCGCTCCATGGGGTACACAGTCTTCTGGCAAGCGGCACAGGTCTCCTTCACCTGGGCCCGTAGGCTGAAGGACTGTGCCGGGACACTCAGCCGGGGCCCTGCCCAGCGCCCACCCCTTCCTCCCACGCCCACCCTGACGGCCCTACCTTGGAGCGCTGCACAGTGCTGCCGCCACCGCCACCTTTGGCTTCCTGAGGGAGAGGAGCAGTCAGACCATGCCCCACCATGGCTTTGCTCACCACCCCAGTTCCCAGTGGCACTCAAGAGGGGCAAAGGATGGCAGGCCAACAGGCTGCTCTCGCCCTTCGCCCCCAGGCCAGGCACCTGCCCGGGAGCCCCTCCCACCGGT is a window of Nycticebus coucang isolate mNycCou1 chromosome 18, mNycCou1.pri, whole genome shotgun sequence DNA encoding:
- the LIMD2 gene encoding LIM domain-containing protein 2 isoform X2, producing the protein MGGRGAGACGGGAAIRRRRRLPLGDHWQRRWLAPAPSSQSRRPPETDPRRAAQAGPEPSGCRVCTRGLHHLQRAMFPAAGTAQATPSHEAKGGGGGSTVQRSKSFSLRAQVKETCAACQKTVYPMERLVADKLIFHNTCFCCKHCHTKLSLGSYAALHGEFYCKPHFQQLFKSKGNYDEGFGRKQHKELWAHKEVDPGTKTA